In one Chryseobacterium camelliae genomic region, the following are encoded:
- the tsaD gene encoding tRNA (adenosine(37)-N6)-threonylcarbamoyltransferase complex transferase subunit TsaD — MSDSIILGIESSCDDTSAAIIKGNAILSNIAANQAIHKEYGGVVPELASRAHQQNIIPVVEKSLLKANIQQNAISAIGFTRGPGLLGSLLVGTSFAKSLAMSLDVPLIEVNHLQAHILAHFIEDANPMPPKFPFLCLTVSGGHTMIVLVKDYFDMEIIGKTIDDAAGEAFDKIGKIFDLDYPAGPIIDRLAKEGNPDAFKFNKPKLENYDYSFSGIKTSVLYFIQKEMKKDPDFIKNNLNDLCASVQKCIIEILMNKLEKAAKDLNIKEVAIAGGVSANSALRKVMQDNHEKLGWNIYIPKFEYTTDNAAMIAMVAQLKFEKGEFTDLRTTATAKYDL, encoded by the coding sequence ATGAGCGACTCTATAATTTTAGGTATCGAATCGTCTTGTGACGATACTTCAGCAGCTATTATCAAAGGAAATGCTATTCTTTCTAATATTGCCGCCAATCAGGCAATTCACAAAGAATATGGTGGTGTGGTTCCTGAATTGGCATCAAGAGCACATCAGCAAAACATTATTCCTGTTGTTGAAAAATCCTTACTCAAAGCAAATATACAACAAAATGCAATCTCTGCCATAGGCTTTACACGTGGTCCCGGACTTTTGGGCTCACTTCTTGTAGGGACCTCATTTGCTAAGTCATTAGCCATGAGTTTGGATGTTCCTTTAATTGAAGTAAACCACCTTCAGGCACACATTTTAGCCCATTTTATTGAGGATGCAAATCCTATGCCGCCCAAATTTCCGTTTTTGTGCCTTACCGTAAGCGGAGGCCATACGATGATTGTCCTGGTAAAGGATTATTTTGATATGGAAATTATCGGAAAAACGATTGATGATGCTGCCGGTGAAGCTTTTGACAAAATCGGAAAAATATTTGACCTGGATTATCCGGCCGGTCCCATTATCGACAGATTAGCAAAAGAAGGAAATCCGGACGCCTTTAAATTCAATAAGCCTAAATTAGAAAATTACGATTATTCTTTTAGCGGAATTAAAACTTCAGTCTTATATTTTATCCAAAAAGAGATGAAAAAAGATCCTGATTTCATTAAAAACAACCTCAATGATCTTTGTGCTTCGGTACAAAAATGCATCATCGAAATCTTAATGAATAAACTGGAAAAAGCGGCAAAAGATTTAAATATAAAAGAGGTTGCGATTGCCGGTGGAGTTTCCGCCAATTCAGCGTTAAGAAAAGTAATGCAGGACAATCATGAGAAACTGGGCTGGAATATCTATATCCCCAAATTTGAATATACAACGGATAACGCAGCCATGATTGCCATGGTAGCTCAGTTGAAATTTGAAAAAGGAGAATTTACGGATTTAAGAACTACCGCTACAGCGAAATACGATTTGTAA
- a CDS encoding TrmH family RNA methyltransferase, with the protein MEDLVKTYDYLKQFLTEERLRKIEHFAPESSDYVLPVLEDVYQFRNAAAVVRSTEACAFHKVVALQEEYSFEPNLRVTKGADTWVEVEKLPRNMESFQKIKDRGYKMVAVSLENNAKFLPEYEISQPIALVFGTEMEGVSQEILDFADETLAIPMYGFTRSFNVSVAASICLYELKQKLIKSGIDYKLDEEKLLRMKIRWAVNSMRSGDQIFEKYLRDNNIDF; encoded by the coding sequence ATGGAAGATTTAGTAAAAACATACGATTATCTCAAACAGTTTTTAACGGAAGAAAGACTAAGAAAAATTGAACATTTTGCTCCCGAAAGTTCAGATTATGTGTTGCCGGTTCTGGAAGATGTGTATCAGTTTAGAAATGCGGCGGCAGTGGTTCGTTCTACGGAAGCTTGTGCTTTCCATAAAGTGGTGGCATTGCAGGAGGAATACAGTTTTGAGCCGAATCTAAGAGTGACCAAAGGAGCTGATACCTGGGTGGAAGTAGAAAAACTTCCCCGCAATATGGAATCTTTCCAAAAGATTAAAGACAGAGGGTACAAAATGGTGGCGGTATCGTTAGAAAATAACGCTAAATTTTTGCCGGAATATGAAATTTCACAACCTATTGCATTGGTTTTCGGAACTGAAATGGAAGGCGTTTCACAAGAGATTTTGGACTTTGCAGACGAAACCTTAGCGATTCCGATGTATGGTTTTACGAGAAGTTTTAACGTTTCTGTAGCGGCTTCCATCTGTTTATATGAATTAAAACAAAAGCTGATAAAGTCCGGAATTGATTATAAGCTTGATGAAGAAAAATTATTGAGGATGAAAATCCGTTGGGCCGTCAATTCAATGAGAAGCGGAGACCAGATTTTCGAAAAATATCTGAGAGATAATAATATTGATTTTTAG
- a CDS encoding RsmE family RNA methyltransferase, which yields MKLFFGEIEGNKVTINNEEQQHIVKVLRMRDGEEIHVTDGNGNLASGKLSIEGKKANIEVSEIKRDFPGFNPKLHIAIAPTKNIDRIEFFVEKAVEMGISEITILQTEKTERKNINIEKLRKQAIAASKQSLRFHFPIINDSVKISDFLKKINPDHTFVAHCHENLERIQLKEIPHLENITFLIGPEGDFSEKEISFLAEHKIKAVSLGNQRLRTETAGLFVAAWNYNKMI from the coding sequence ATGAAACTTTTTTTTGGAGAAATCGAAGGCAACAAAGTAACCATCAACAATGAAGAACAGCAACATATTGTGAAAGTCCTTCGCATGAGGGATGGTGAGGAAATTCATGTAACAGACGGAAACGGAAACCTTGCTTCCGGAAAATTGAGTATTGAAGGAAAAAAAGCCAATATTGAAGTTTCAGAAATAAAAAGAGATTTTCCTGGTTTCAATCCCAAACTTCATATTGCGATTGCGCCGACAAAAAATATTGACCGCATTGAGTTTTTTGTAGAAAAAGCTGTAGAAATGGGTATTTCAGAAATTACGATTCTGCAGACAGAAAAAACGGAGCGTAAAAATATCAATATTGAAAAGCTCAGAAAACAGGCAATTGCTGCCTCAAAACAAAGCTTACGGTTTCATTTTCCCATCATCAATGATTCTGTAAAGATTTCAGACTTCCTGAAAAAGATCAATCCTGACCATACATTTGTAGCGCATTGCCATGAAAACCTGGAGAGAATTCAGCTTAAGGAAATTCCACACCTGGAAAATATTACTTTTTTAATTGGTCCGGAAGGAGACTTTTCTGAAAAAGAGATTTCTTTTTTAGCAGAGCATAAAATAAAAGCGGTTTCACTAGGTAATCAAAGGCTGAGAACCGAAACGGCAGGACTTTTTGTAGCCGCGTGGAATTACAATAAGATGATCTAG
- a CDS encoding TolC family protein: protein MKIYNKYIAAIALSLVLASCKAPMATVIKDEVKENVPQNFNQEDQGDANNSGTTPWRQFFTDPNLVALIETSLKNNQELMITLQEIEIAKSGVLAKKGKLTPTVSAGIGAGLKKAGRYTSEGAGDATTEIEPGKEMPDPLGNFEGGLMANWEIDIWKKLRTEKEAAVAHYLSTVEGKNFVLSNLIEEVADNYYELLALDNQLDIIQQYIKLQQKALEISKIQKEAAATTELAVKKFEAELAKSKATEYTIRQEITEKENQINVLCGRFPQPIIRTKEDFMTTIPQTVYTGIPSQLLANRPDIKQAELELKSSKLDVEAARKEFYPSLEISATLGLEAFKPSYLVKIPESIAYNLAGELAGPLINKSAIKANFQTADARQIQALYEYDKTILNAYLDVANLMSKVKNIDQYYKLKSEETQALEKSIDIANQLFKNSRADYLEVLLNQRDALDAKMELVEAKQKQLSTVVDIYKSLGGGWK from the coding sequence ATGAAGATTTATAATAAATATATTGCAGCCATTGCCTTATCGCTTGTTTTAGCAAGTTGTAAGGCGCCAATGGCGACTGTGATTAAAGATGAGGTGAAAGAAAATGTCCCTCAGAATTTTAATCAGGAAGATCAGGGAGATGCCAATAATAGCGGAACAACCCCTTGGAGACAATTTTTTACGGATCCTAATTTAGTAGCATTAATTGAGACTTCTTTAAAGAACAATCAGGAATTAATGATCACTTTACAGGAGATTGAAATTGCAAAAAGTGGAGTCTTAGCAAAAAAAGGAAAATTAACACCTACCGTTTCTGCAGGAATTGGAGCCGGCTTGAAAAAAGCAGGACGCTATACAAGTGAAGGAGCAGGGGATGCCACTACAGAAATAGAGCCTGGAAAAGAAATGCCGGATCCGCTTGGGAATTTTGAAGGCGGCTTAATGGCCAACTGGGAAATCGATATCTGGAAAAAACTGAGAACGGAAAAAGAAGCGGCAGTAGCACACTACCTTTCAACAGTGGAAGGAAAAAACTTTGTTCTTTCAAATTTAATTGAAGAGGTTGCTGATAACTATTACGAATTATTGGCATTGGATAATCAGTTGGATATTATTCAGCAGTATATAAAGCTTCAGCAAAAAGCTTTGGAAATTTCAAAAATTCAAAAAGAAGCTGCGGCAACAACTGAACTGGCAGTGAAAAAATTCGAAGCTGAATTGGCAAAATCTAAAGCGACAGAATATACAATCCGTCAGGAAATTACCGAAAAGGAGAATCAGATCAATGTGCTTTGCGGTCGTTTTCCACAACCGATTATAAGAACAAAGGAAGATTTTATGACTACGATTCCGCAAACGGTGTATACAGGAATTCCTTCTCAATTGCTGGCAAACCGACCTGATATCAAACAGGCAGAATTGGAATTGAAATCATCAAAATTAGATGTGGAGGCGGCGAGAAAAGAGTTTTATCCTTCGTTGGAAATCTCTGCAACATTGGGATTGGAAGCATTTAAGCCTTCTTATTTGGTGAAAATTCCGGAATCAATTGCTTACAATTTAGCAGGTGAATTAGCAGGACCGCTGATTAACAAAAGTGCGATTAAAGCAAACTTCCAGACTGCGGATGCAAGACAGATCCAGGCTTTATATGAATATGATAAAACAATTCTGAATGCGTACTTGGATGTGGCTAATTTAATGTCTAAAGTAAAAAACATTGATCAGTATTATAAACTGAAGTCTGAAGAAACACAGGCTTTGGAGAAATCAATAGATATTGCTAATCAGTTATTTAAAAATTCAAGAGCCGATTATCTGGAAGTTCTTCTGAACCAGAGAGATGCTTTGGATGCAAAAATGGAACTGGTGGAAGCAAAACAAAAACAGCTGAGTACAGTTGTGGATATTTATAAGAGCTTAGGCGGAGGCTGGAAGTAA
- a CDS encoding efflux RND transporter permease subunit: MFKKFIRRPVLSIVISLIIVFMGILSLVKLPVTQFPSISPPKVNITAEYPGANNELLIKSVVIPLERGLNGVPGMKYMTSDAGNDGEASIQVVFDLGTDPNVAAVNVQNRVSSVVNKLPPLVVREGVKITREEPNMLMYINLYSNDPKADQKFLFNYADINVMSELRRVSGVGFADILGTREYAMRIWLKPDRLTAYSISADEVMEALNAQSLEASPGKTGESSGKRSQSFEYILKYPGRFNNEKDYGNIILKAKSDGEFIRLKDVADVEFGSSMYDIYSTLNGKPSAAITVKQSYGSNASDVIKNVKTLMAELQKTTFPKGMHYDISYDVSKFLDASMEKVVHTLFEAFILVAIVVFLFLGDWRSTLIPAIAVPVSLIGTFAVMSAFGITLNMISLFALVMAIGVVVDDAIVVIEAVHAKMEEKHLSPLKATEEAMHEISGAIIAITLVMASVFIPIAFMSGPVGVFYRQFSITMASAIILSGIVALTLTPALCALILKNNHGKAKKRGEITIFLDKFNNLFIKGAGKYEKMLNKTVTKKAFTLPLLLAFCAGTFFLSNSLPSGFIPAEDQGMIYAIIQTPPGSTLERTNQIAKELLRESEDIDGVQSVSSLAGYEILTEGTGSNSGTCLINLKSWEDRKESAAEIIEKLEEKAKNIPGANIEFFQPPSIPGYGAAGGFELRLLDKAGSGDYHKMEQVSNDFVKELKKRPELGSAFTFYSASFPQYMLRVDNDLAEQKGVTIENAMNNLSTLIGSNYETSFIRFDRPYKVIVQAGPQYRALPTDLLKLYVKNDKDQMVPYSDFMHLEKVYGLSEITRHNMYNSAEVSGTPAPGYSSGQAIAAIKEVADKTLPRGFGIDWAGISKDEVSRGNEAVFIFLVCLGFVYLILAAQYESFILPLPVILSLPTGIFGAFVCLKLLGLENNIYAQVAMVMLIGLLGKNAVLIVEFAVQKKAEEGIPVAKAAIEGAAIRFRPILMTSFAFIAGLIPLVMATGPGAIGNRTIGTAAAGGMLIGTIFGLMIIPGLYYIFGTIADKSRLSKYEEENPLTEQTEPYQHDDKHEDL; encoded by the coding sequence ATGTTTAAGAAATTCATTCGCAGACCCGTTCTGTCTATCGTAATCTCTTTGATTATCGTATTTATGGGAATTTTGTCCCTGGTAAAATTACCGGTTACGCAATTCCCTTCCATTTCACCACCGAAAGTTAACATTACCGCAGAATATCCGGGAGCCAACAACGAATTGTTGATTAAGTCCGTGGTTATTCCGTTAGAAAGAGGATTAAATGGTGTTCCCGGAATGAAATATATGACTTCCGATGCCGGAAACGACGGGGAAGCATCTATTCAGGTGGTTTTTGATTTGGGGACCGATCCGAACGTAGCAGCCGTAAACGTTCAAAACCGTGTTTCTTCCGTTGTGAATAAACTTCCTCCTTTGGTAGTTCGTGAAGGGGTGAAAATTACCCGTGAAGAACCGAATATGTTGATGTATATTAACTTGTACAGTAATGATCCGAAAGCTGACCAGAAATTCCTTTTCAACTATGCGGATATCAACGTAATGTCTGAATTGCGAAGAGTAAGCGGGGTTGGTTTTGCTGATATCCTGGGAACAAGAGAATATGCAATGCGTATTTGGCTAAAACCGGACAGATTAACGGCTTACAGTATTTCAGCAGATGAAGTGATGGAAGCCTTGAATGCACAGAGTTTGGAAGCATCTCCCGGAAAAACGGGGGAGAGTTCCGGAAAAAGATCTCAGTCATTTGAATATATTCTGAAATATCCTGGTCGTTTCAATAATGAAAAAGACTATGGAAATATCATTCTTAAAGCAAAATCGGACGGAGAATTTATCAGATTGAAAGATGTTGCAGATGTAGAATTCGGTTCTTCAATGTATGATATTTATTCTACCTTGAATGGGAAACCTTCTGCTGCAATCACCGTAAAACAATCATATGGTTCCAATGCAAGTGACGTTATCAAAAACGTAAAAACTTTGATGGCGGAGCTTCAAAAAACAACGTTCCCGAAAGGAATGCATTATGATATCAGTTACGACGTATCCAAATTTTTGGATGCTTCGATGGAGAAAGTGGTTCATACGCTCTTTGAAGCTTTTATTTTGGTGGCTATTGTAGTATTTCTTTTCTTAGGAGATTGGCGTTCTACATTAATTCCGGCAATAGCAGTTCCGGTTTCTTTAATCGGTACTTTTGCCGTAATGTCCGCTTTTGGAATTACATTAAACATGATTTCGCTCTTTGCCCTTGTAATGGCGATCGGGGTGGTGGTTGATGATGCGATTGTAGTTATTGAAGCCGTTCATGCTAAAATGGAGGAAAAACATTTATCACCATTGAAAGCAACGGAAGAAGCGATGCATGAGATCAGTGGGGCGATCATCGCAATTACTTTGGTAATGGCATCCGTGTTTATTCCGATTGCGTTTATGTCTGGTCCGGTTGGGGTTTTCTATCGCCAATTCTCCATTACGATGGCTTCTGCAATTATTCTTTCAGGGATAGTCGCTTTAACGTTGACACCGGCATTATGTGCTTTAATCCTGAAAAATAACCACGGAAAAGCTAAAAAAAGAGGGGAAATCACCATTTTCTTGGATAAATTCAACAATTTATTTATAAAAGGAGCAGGAAAGTATGAAAAGATGCTTAATAAAACAGTTACTAAAAAAGCATTTACACTACCGTTACTATTAGCTTTCTGTGCAGGAACATTCTTTTTAAGCAACTCGCTTCCTTCTGGGTTTATTCCTGCGGAAGATCAGGGGATGATTTATGCGATTATTCAGACTCCTCCGGGTTCCACATTAGAAAGAACCAACCAGATTGCTAAAGAATTATTGAGAGAATCTGAAGATATTGACGGAGTACAATCTGTTTCTTCATTGGCGGGTTATGAAATCCTGACGGAAGGTACAGGTTCCAACTCGGGTACTTGTTTGATTAACCTTAAAAGCTGGGAAGACCGTAAAGAATCTGCCGCAGAAATTATCGAAAAGCTTGAAGAAAAAGCGAAAAATATTCCGGGCGCCAATATAGAATTCTTCCAACCGCCGTCAATTCCGGGGTATGGTGCTGCAGGTGGTTTTGAACTTCGTTTGTTGGATAAGGCAGGAAGCGGAGATTATCATAAAATGGAGCAGGTAAGTAATGATTTTGTAAAAGAATTGAAAAAACGTCCTGAATTGGGATCTGCATTTACCTTCTATTCTGCCAGTTTTCCTCAATATATGTTAAGAGTGGATAATGATCTTGCTGAACAAAAAGGGGTAACGATTGAAAACGCAATGAATAATTTATCGACATTGATTGGTTCCAACTATGAAACGAGTTTCATCCGTTTCGACAGACCTTATAAAGTCATTGTTCAGGCAGGACCGCAATATCGTGCATTGCCGACGGATTTATTGAAATTGTATGTTAAAAACGATAAGGATCAGATGGTTCCGTATTCGGATTTCATGCATTTGGAAAAAGTATATGGTCTGTCGGAGATTACAAGACATAATATGTACAATTCCGCAGAGGTAAGCGGAACTCCGGCGCCGGGTTATAGCTCCGGGCAGGCTATTGCGGCAATCAAAGAAGTGGCAGACAAAACATTACCGAGAGGTTTTGGGATCGACTGGGCAGGAATTTCTAAAGATGAAGTAAGCCGTGGAAATGAAGCGGTATTTATTTTCTTGGTCTGCTTGGGATTTGTTTATTTAATTCTTGCAGCTCAATATGAAAGTTTCATTCTTCCGTTGCCGGTAATTTTATCCTTACCAACAGGTATTTTCGGAGCATTTGTATGTTTAAAACTGTTAGGATTGGAAAACAATATTTATGCTCAGGTGGCAATGGTAATGTTGATCGGCTTATTAGGTAAAAATGCCGTATTGATCGTAGAATTTGCCGTACAGAAAAAAGCGGAGGAAGGAATTCCTGTAGCAAAGGCAGCGATTGAAGGAGCGGCAATCCGTTTCCGTCCGATTTTGATGACCTCATTTGCATTTATCGCAGGTTTGATTCCGTTGGTAATGGCAACCGGACCGGGAGCAATCGGTAACCGAACAATCGGTACCGCAGCAGCAGGAGGGATGTTGATCGGGACTATTTTCGGATTGATGATCATTCCTGGGTTGTATTACATCTTCGGAACGATCGCCGACAAGTCGAGATTGTCAAAATATGAAGAGGAAAATCCTTTAACAGAACAAACAGAACCGTATCAACACGATGACAAACATGAAGATTTATAA
- a CDS encoding asparaginase, which yields MKRKVLLIYTGGTIGMEKDYETGSLRAFDFGNIFEKMPEMKLMECEVSLHPFTEPLDSSDMGPKEWRMIAHYIRENYDQYDGFLVLHGTDTMSYTASALSFMLKGLRKPVIFTGSQLPIGDLRTDAKENLLTSLYYASLYENNEAVIQEVAIYFEYKLLRGNRTLKYSAEFFDAYSSPNYPILGQSGVHLNIIKDNLYRCDPTLEFHVDEHISEDILFWRIFPGMHLSHFKEIPRMKVLILQVFGSGTIFSNEKTQETLQEIRNNGTEIVVVSQCISGGISFGKYENSNVFSRIGAISGKDMTAESAITKAMHLINNPAYTGSFAENFTKSLCGEISEEFH from the coding sequence ATGAAACGAAAAGTCCTGCTAATCTATACCGGTGGAACCATTGGAATGGAAAAAGATTACGAAACAGGAAGCCTCCGCGCTTTTGACTTTGGAAATATTTTTGAAAAAATGCCGGAAATGAAGCTGATGGAATGTGAAGTCTCCCTTCACCCTTTCACTGAACCACTGGACTCATCCGATATGGGCCCCAAGGAATGGAGAATGATTGCCCATTACATCCGTGAAAACTATGATCAATACGATGGTTTCCTGGTTCTTCACGGAACCGATACGATGTCTTATACTGCTTCCGCACTGAGTTTTATGCTAAAAGGATTGAGAAAACCTGTTATTTTTACGGGTTCACAGCTTCCTATAGGTGATTTAAGAACCGATGCCAAAGAAAATCTTTTAACCAGCTTATATTATGCAAGCCTGTATGAAAACAACGAAGCGGTCATTCAGGAAGTTGCCATCTATTTTGAATATAAATTATTGCGAGGAAACAGGACTTTAAAATATTCAGCTGAGTTTTTTGATGCCTATTCAAGTCCGAACTACCCTATTCTGGGACAATCCGGAGTCCATTTGAATATTATTAAAGATAATCTTTACCGATGCGATCCTACCCTAGAATTTCATGTGGATGAACATATTTCAGAAGATATTTTATTCTGGAGGATTTTCCCCGGCATGCATTTAAGCCATTTTAAAGAAATCCCGCGAATGAAGGTGTTAATTTTACAGGTTTTCGGCTCAGGAACTATTTTCAGCAATGAAAAAACCCAGGAAACGCTACAAGAAATCCGAAACAACGGAACAGAAATCGTAGTGGTAAGTCAGTGTATTTCAGGAGGAATCTCTTTTGGAAAGTATGAAAACAGCAATGTTTTTTCAAGAATAGGAGCCATCAGCGGCAAAGACATGACTGCAGAGAGCGCGATTACAAAAGCGATGCATTTGATCAACAATCCTGCATACACAGGAAGTTTCGCCGAAAATTTCACCAAAAGCCTTTGCGGAGAAATTTCAGAGGAATTCCATTAA